One Bacillus sp. FJAT-52991 genomic region harbors:
- the accC gene encoding acetyl-CoA carboxylase biotin carboxylase subunit — protein sequence MIKKLLIANRGEIAVRIIRACKELDVETVAVYSEADKEALHVQLADEAFCIGPTASKDSYLNFTNIISVAKLTNCDAIHPGYGFLAENADFAELCRECNIIFVGPSPEAITQMGTKDVARDTMEKAGVPIVPGSDGIIKSVEEGMSIAEGIGYPVIIKATAGGGGKGIRVARDEQELVKGINMTQQEAATAFGNPGVYLEKFIEDFRHVEIQVLADTHGNVIHLGERDCTIQRRMQKLLEETPSPALDAKVREEMGNAAVKAAQAVEYTGAGTVEFIYDYNHREFYFMEMNTRIQVEHPVTEMVTGVDLIKEQIRVASGKELALKQQDVEFNGWSIECRINAENPEKNFMPSPGRITAYMPPGGFGVRVDSAVYPGYMIPPFYDSMIAKLITFGSTREEAIARMKRALSEFVIEGVHTTIPFHLQLLDHEKFVEGEFNTKFLEMYEVMKS from the coding sequence ATGATTAAAAAGTTATTGATCGCCAACCGTGGGGAAATTGCTGTGCGTATTATTCGCGCCTGCAAAGAACTTGATGTTGAAACGGTGGCTGTCTATTCTGAAGCAGATAAAGAAGCTCTCCATGTGCAATTGGCAGATGAAGCTTTCTGTATTGGACCTACTGCTTCAAAGGACAGTTATTTAAATTTCACTAATATTATTAGTGTAGCCAAATTAACAAATTGTGATGCGATCCATCCGGGCTATGGATTTTTAGCAGAAAACGCAGATTTCGCGGAGCTTTGTCGTGAATGCAACATCATTTTTGTAGGTCCATCTCCTGAAGCTATTACTCAGATGGGAACGAAAGATGTAGCGCGTGACACGATGGAGAAAGCTGGTGTACCGATTGTGCCTGGTTCTGATGGCATTATTAAATCGGTTGAAGAAGGAATGTCCATTGCTGAGGGAATTGGCTATCCGGTTATTATTAAAGCAACAGCCGGTGGTGGAGGTAAAGGGATTCGTGTAGCTCGCGATGAACAGGAATTAGTAAAAGGCATTAACATGACTCAGCAGGAAGCGGCAACAGCGTTTGGAAATCCAGGCGTCTATTTAGAAAAATTTATTGAAGATTTTCGACATGTTGAAATTCAAGTACTTGCAGATACACATGGAAATGTGATTCACTTAGGTGAACGGGATTGCACTATTCAACGTCGTATGCAAAAATTGCTTGAGGAAACTCCTTCCCCAGCTCTTGATGCTAAAGTTCGTGAAGAGATGGGAAATGCAGCAGTTAAAGCGGCGCAAGCAGTTGAATATACAGGTGCAGGAACGGTAGAATTTATTTATGATTATAATCATAGAGAGTTTTATTTCATGGAAATGAACACACGAATTCAAGTAGAACATCCAGTGACGGAAATGGTTACAGGTGTGGACTTGATTAAAGAACAGATTCGCGTGGCATCTGGTAAAGAACTTGCTCTTAAACAACAAGATGTAGAGTTTAATGGTTGGTCGATTGAATGCCGAATTAATGCAGAAAACCCGGAAAAGAACTTTATGCCATCTCCTGGTCGCATTACGGCTTATATGCCACCTGGAGGCTTTGGAGTTCGTGTAGACTCAGCTGTTTACCCGGGCTATATGATTCCACCATTTTATGATTCCATGATTGCTAAACTAATCACGTTTGGATCGACTCGGGAGGAAGCGATTGCCCGAATGAAACGTGCGTTAAGCGAATTTGTGATTGAAGGAGTTCATACAACTATTCCTTTCCACTTACAGTTACTTGATCATGAAAAGTTTGTTGAAGGAGAATTCAACACGAAATTCCTTGAAATGTATGAAGTGATGAAGTCATAA
- the spoIIIAB gene encoding stage III sporulation protein SpoIIIAB: protein MGALFILLGSFWLGVEQGRKLSERPRQIRLLKSALQSLEAEIVYGHTPLHESARKLSDRLPQPIASLFSSFAHLLTTTEMDAQSAWRKSLQDIWPQTALKEEERSILLEFGDTVGRHDRLTEQKQILLTLTHLERQEQEAAEKYKRYGKLYRNLSIIGGLFIVLLLL from the coding sequence ATGGGAGCGCTTTTTATTCTACTAGGTTCTTTTTGGTTAGGAGTGGAACAAGGAAGGAAGCTGAGCGAGCGACCGCGACAAATCCGGTTGCTGAAATCTGCTTTGCAATCTTTAGAAGCAGAAATTGTGTATGGGCATACGCCTTTACATGAATCAGCGAGAAAATTATCTGATCGCCTCCCACAACCAATAGCATCCCTCTTTTCTTCTTTTGCTCATTTACTGACGACAACCGAAATGGATGCTCAATCTGCTTGGAGAAAAAGCTTACAGGACATATGGCCACAGACTGCATTAAAAGAGGAAGAGCGATCGATTTTATTGGAGTTTGGGGATACGGTGGGCAGGCATGATCGACTAACAGAGCAAAAGCAAATCTTGCTCACACTTACTCATTTAGAACGTCAAGAACAAGAGGCGGCTGAAAAATATAAGCGATATGGAAAGCTGTATCGAAATTTAAGTATTATCGGTGGATTATTTATCGTGCTGCTACTTTTATAG
- the spoIIIAG gene encoding stage III sporulation protein AG, translated as MSNRKNPLEWLQSLIPSKKSGEEKAANKAKWMVIVAILGMGMMLFSDLKERGDLPVINQDHQVRSEEASGQKNAPIQPSTSDYEQDYEKKLQSALEEMAGVSNVTVVVNIEASEQKVLEKNTAVKSQETKEIDKKGGERTIIDQTREEELVMMEEENKNAPVILEMKKPEIRGVLVVAEGVENIQVKKWVIESVTKVLHVPSHRVAVMPKKPKEEA; from the coding sequence TTGAGTAATCGGAAAAATCCGTTGGAATGGCTTCAGTCCTTAATCCCATCTAAAAAAAGCGGAGAGGAGAAAGCGGCAAATAAAGCAAAATGGATGGTGATTGTGGCTATCCTTGGCATGGGAATGATGCTTTTTAGTGATTTGAAGGAAAGAGGAGACCTACCTGTAATCAATCAAGATCATCAAGTACGTAGTGAAGAAGCATCTGGACAAAAGAATGCGCCGATTCAACCCTCAACAAGCGATTATGAGCAGGACTATGAAAAAAAACTACAATCTGCGCTTGAGGAAATGGCTGGTGTCAGTAATGTGACAGTTGTAGTCAATATAGAAGCTAGTGAACAAAAAGTGCTAGAAAAAAACACAGCTGTCAAATCCCAAGAAACGAAAGAAATCGATAAGAAAGGTGGAGAAAGAACGATCATTGATCAAACGAGAGAAGAGGAATTAGTGATGATGGAAGAAGAAAATAAGAACGCTCCCGTCATACTAGAAATGAAAAAGCCAGAGATACGTGGAGTATTGGTCGTAGCAGAGGGAGTAGAAAATATCCAAGTGAAGAAATGGGTGATTGAATCGGTTACAAAGGTCCTTCATGTGCCGAGCCATCGCGTAGCAGTCATGCCGAAAAAACCAAAGGAGGAAGCTTAA
- a CDS encoding SpoIIIAH-like family protein yields MLLKKQTVWLLTMISLVVVLSVYYITSPDQLSPDVVSKKNQVGETNELTGQMPQETNGTASDQQVEVVTEAAGDEAFDLLRLEMEDERNKLKEDLTAKVASSDLSAEDKNNAYEEMEKLTELATKENVLETLIKSKGYKDALVRADGTNVRITVKAEKHSAAAANEIIRLVRDELGKQPVAVEFQTVK; encoded by the coding sequence ATGCTATTGAAAAAACAAACAGTTTGGTTGCTAACCATGATTAGCCTAGTTGTCGTATTATCTGTCTACTACATTACTTCTCCGGACCAGCTTTCACCTGATGTCGTCTCGAAGAAAAATCAAGTAGGAGAGACAAATGAATTAACTGGACAAATGCCTCAAGAAACTAATGGGACAGCGAGTGATCAACAAGTAGAAGTGGTGACAGAAGCTGCAGGAGATGAGGCATTTGATCTTCTTCGATTAGAAATGGAGGACGAAAGAAACAAGTTGAAAGAGGATTTAACAGCGAAAGTAGCTTCATCAGATCTTTCGGCTGAAGATAAAAATAATGCCTATGAAGAAATGGAAAAATTAACAGAATTAGCAACGAAAGAAAATGTGTTAGAAACACTAATTAAATCGAAAGGATATAAAGATGCTCTCGTTCGCGCAGATGGAACGAATGTTAGAATCACCGTTAAAGCAGAAAAACATTCCGCAGCGGCAGCCAATGAAATTATTCGCTTAGTACGGGACGAGCTGGGAAAGCAACCTGTTGCAGTGGAATTTCAAACGGTGAAATAA
- the spoIIIAE gene encoding stage III sporulation protein AE, which translates to MKQQLKSALLFLIFVVSASYSVQAEMEEEQIDLDGMAKEQLQHLGLEDLSAQWDHIVKTYGQYLPETKRESLPSLLENGQSISLDEWAKGFVSFTFHELTANGKLLGTLILLTVFSVFLQILQNAFEQGMVSKTAYGIVLMVLMIIALNSFRLTMDYAMEAVDGMIQFLLALVPILLALLATTGGTISATLFHPFLLFLMNISSILIQKVVLPLLFFATLISLVSLFSEHYQATKLADLLRRFSIGLLSVFMAIYLAVVSIQGTAAAVSDGLAIRAAKFLAGNFIPVVGRMFTEAADTVMSASLLLKNTIGLAGAGMLLLIIAFPALKIFVLIMIYKISAAILQPLGDKMVVDCLDIISKNMTYVLAALVIVSFMFFLSIVILVSASNLSMMIR; encoded by the coding sequence ATGAAGCAACAGTTAAAGTCAGCTCTTTTGTTCCTCATTTTTGTTGTATCAGCCTCTTATAGTGTTCAAGCGGAGATGGAGGAGGAGCAAATCGATTTAGATGGAATGGCGAAGGAGCAGTTGCAGCATTTAGGATTGGAGGATCTTTCCGCTCAATGGGATCACATCGTGAAAACTTACGGACAGTATTTGCCAGAAACGAAGCGAGAGTCCTTGCCAAGTCTTTTAGAAAATGGACAATCGATTTCGTTAGACGAGTGGGCAAAAGGGTTTGTGTCTTTTACCTTTCATGAACTGACAGCGAATGGCAAATTGCTAGGAACACTTATTTTGTTAACGGTGTTTTCCGTCTTTCTTCAAATCCTCCAAAATGCCTTTGAACAAGGGATGGTAAGTAAGACGGCTTATGGCATTGTGTTGATGGTTCTTATGATTATCGCTTTAAATAGTTTTCGCTTAACGATGGATTATGCGATGGAAGCGGTCGATGGGATGATTCAATTTTTGCTTGCGCTTGTCCCTATCCTGCTCGCTCTGTTGGCCACGACTGGAGGAACGATTTCGGCCACGCTGTTTCATCCATTTTTACTTTTTTTAATGAATATTAGCTCGATATTAATCCAAAAAGTGGTTTTACCTCTGTTGTTTTTTGCCACATTAATTAGCTTAGTTAGTCTTTTTTCTGAACATTATCAAGCCACCAAGCTTGCGGATTTGCTTCGACGCTTTAGTATCGGCTTGTTAAGTGTTTTTATGGCGATTTATTTAGCGGTTGTTTCCATTCAGGGAACGGCAGCGGCTGTATCTGATGGACTCGCTATTCGAGCTGCAAAATTTCTAGCTGGAAATTTTATACCTGTTGTTGGAAGGATGTTTACAGAAGCGGCAGACACGGTGATGAGTGCTTCTTTATTGTTGAAAAACACCATTGGTCTCGCGGGAGCCGGGATGCTGTTGTTAATCATTGCCTTTCCAGCTTTAAAAATATTCGTCCTAATCATGATCTATAAAATCTCAGCGGCTATTTTGCAGCCACTTGGGGATAAAATGGTGGTCGATTGTCTCGACATCATCAGCAAAAATATGACCTATGTTTTAGCCGCTCTCGTCATTGTCTCCTTCATGTTCTTTTTATCGATTGTAATTCTCGTATCTGCAAGTAATTTATCAATGATGATTCGCTAA
- the aroQ gene encoding type II 3-dehydroquinate dehydratase translates to MKHILLLNGPNLNRLGKREPDIYGAVTLEELESQLISKAKESGVTLSTFQSNHEGELIDRLHLAADEEMVGIIFNPGAFTHYSYALRDAVTSISIPVIEVHISNIHARESFRHQSVIAPVAVGQIAGLGLKGYELALQALIHRMGGKNHDPIR, encoded by the coding sequence ATGAAGCATATTCTATTATTAAACGGTCCAAATCTAAATCGACTTGGAAAAAGAGAGCCGGACATTTATGGAGCGGTAACGCTGGAAGAACTTGAAAGTCAACTGATTTCTAAAGCAAAGGAATCAGGTGTGACGCTTTCTACTTTTCAATCTAACCATGAGGGAGAATTAATTGATCGCCTTCACTTGGCTGCAGATGAAGAAATGGTCGGAATTATTTTCAACCCAGGAGCATTTACGCATTATAGCTACGCGCTTAGAGATGCTGTGACGTCCATCTCTATTCCGGTCATTGAAGTGCATATTAGTAACATTCATGCAAGGGAGTCATTTCGTCATCAATCTGTCATTGCCCCAGTTGCTGTTGGGCAAATCGCAGGTCTAGGATTGAAGGGGTATGAACTAGCTTTACAAGCGTTGATACATAGAATGGGGGGAAAGAATCATGATCCAATTAGATAA
- the spoIIIAC gene encoding stage III sporulation protein AC, whose protein sequence is MGIEVEMIFKIAGVGLIVAFLHTILEQVGKKEYAQWVTLFGFIYVLFLVATVVEDLFNKIKDVFLFQ, encoded by the coding sequence ATGGGCATTGAAGTGGAAATGATATTCAAAATAGCAGGCGTCGGTTTGATCGTGGCCTTCCTCCATACGATTTTAGAACAAGTAGGAAAAAAAGAGTACGCTCAGTGGGTCACTTTATTTGGGTTTATTTACGTATTATTTTTGGTTGCTACTGTAGTTGAGGATTTGTTTAACAAAATAAAAGATGTCTTTTTATTTCAATGA
- the spoIIIAD gene encoding stage III sporulation protein AD → MQVAAIVLVAVFFVLLLEEQQPAFTFLLVLFVGSSLFLFLADQIAEIILMIKKLAARAEVELVYVETMLKIIGIAYIAEFAAQMTKDAGQEALAAKMELAGKVIILSMAVPILTLLIETILSMLPN, encoded by the coding sequence ATCCAAGTAGCCGCAATAGTTCTTGTTGCCGTATTTTTTGTTCTGTTACTTGAGGAGCAACAGCCAGCTTTTACTTTTTTGCTTGTGCTATTTGTCGGCAGTAGCCTATTTTTGTTTTTAGCTGATCAAATCGCCGAGATTATTTTAATGATCAAGAAGCTGGCTGCTCGTGCGGAAGTAGAACTTGTTTATGTTGAAACGATGTTGAAAATTATTGGAATTGCTTATATTGCTGAATTCGCTGCTCAAATGACAAAGGATGCCGGACAAGAAGCATTAGCAGCCAAAATGGAGCTTGCAGGTAAAGTTATCATTTTATCGATGGCTGTTCCGATTTTAACACTTTTAATTGAAACCATTTTGTCGATGCTTCCGAATTAA
- the efp gene encoding elongation factor P has product MISVNDFRTGLTIEVDGGIWRVVEFQHVKPGKGAAFVRSKLRNLRNGAIQEKTFRAGEKVAKAQIDNRRMQYLYANGDQHVFMDNESYEQIELPADQIEYELKFLKENMEVSIMMYQTETLGVELPNTVELKVTETEPGIKGDTASGGTKPATVETGLVVQVPFFVNEDDVLIVNTDDGSYVSRA; this is encoded by the coding sequence ATGATTTCAGTAAATGATTTTCGTACAGGATTAACAATTGAAGTGGATGGCGGCATTTGGCGCGTCGTTGAATTCCAACATGTAAAGCCAGGAAAAGGGGCTGCATTTGTCCGCTCTAAACTTCGTAACCTTCGCAATGGAGCGATTCAAGAAAAGACATTCCGTGCGGGTGAGAAAGTAGCTAAAGCTCAAATCGATAATCGCAGAATGCAATACTTATATGCAAATGGTGACCAACATGTATTCATGGATAATGAATCATACGAGCAAATCGAGCTTCCAGCGGATCAAATCGAATACGAATTAAAATTCTTGAAAGAGAATATGGAAGTTTCCATCATGATGTATCAAACAGAAACACTTGGTGTAGAATTGCCGAATACAGTTGAGCTGAAAGTAACTGAAACAGAGCCTGGAATCAAAGGTGACACGGCTTCAGGTGGTACGAAGCCAGCGACTGTAGAAACAGGCTTAGTTGTTCAAGTTCCTTTCTTTGTGAACGAAGACGATGTATTAATCGTCAATACAGATGACGGCAGCTACGTTTCACGTGCATAA
- a CDS encoding acyl-CoA dehydrogenase family protein, with translation MTAYTESPKDVLSSLKKLKNDFQERERELDQLNSFPFQNVAELKKVDYTTQTLPKEYKGGGVSLTQFLSFQEQIAKGCGSTALSIGWHMGTVLEFAEHRHWNEEVVSIVVPEIQKGALINTAASERNAGSPLRGAKPTTTAVLSEDGQSYIITGEKTFTSASPVLDYFFVTATRENGTVAVFLVPHETKGVSIRETWDSVALRGTASHDLVLDHVEIPVEYVVEEVTAESKQRRKGWLLHIPACYLGIASAARDYAVKFAAEYVPTSLGKPIGTLPNIQQQIGEMEIHLLSSRHFLYGVAEKYEQHPDIDVQADMAAAKSFVTNQAIKVVDLAMRIVGARSLSAQNPLHRYYQHVRAGLHNPPMDDIAFKSLAERALKEIE, from the coding sequence ATGACAGCTTATACAGAATCACCAAAGGATGTGCTTTCTTCTTTAAAGAAATTAAAAAATGATTTTCAAGAGAGGGAAAGAGAATTAGATCAGCTGAATTCATTTCCATTTCAAAATGTAGCGGAACTAAAAAAAGTAGACTACACGACACAAACATTGCCAAAAGAATATAAGGGGGGAGGTGTGAGTTTAACACAATTTCTATCCTTTCAAGAGCAAATTGCAAAAGGCTGTGGATCGACTGCTTTATCGATCGGATGGCATATGGGGACAGTGCTTGAATTTGCTGAACACCGTCACTGGAATGAAGAAGTGGTGTCAATTGTTGTTCCTGAAATTCAAAAAGGTGCGCTTATTAATACCGCCGCCAGCGAGCGAAATGCAGGAAGCCCTCTTCGTGGAGCAAAACCGACAACCACCGCTGTTTTATCTGAAGATGGTCAATCTTATATCATTACTGGAGAAAAAACATTTACTTCCGCCTCTCCGGTTTTAGATTACTTTTTCGTTACCGCAACGAGAGAGAATGGAACAGTCGCAGTATTCCTTGTTCCGCACGAAACAAAAGGAGTATCCATTCGTGAAACATGGGATAGTGTGGCTTTAAGAGGAACAGCAAGTCATGATTTAGTGTTAGATCATGTGGAAATACCAGTAGAATATGTCGTAGAGGAAGTTACTGCTGAAAGCAAACAGCGCCGCAAAGGCTGGTTGCTGCATATCCCCGCTTGTTATTTGGGCATTGCTAGTGCCGCAAGAGACTACGCAGTGAAGTTTGCGGCTGAGTACGTACCAACAAGCCTTGGGAAACCAATCGGTACACTGCCTAATATTCAACAACAGATCGGCGAAATGGAAATTCATCTACTTTCATCTAGGCATTTTTTATATGGAGTGGCTGAAAAATATGAGCAGCATCCTGACATAGATGTACAAGCGGACATGGCGGCTGCCAAAAGCTTTGTCACAAATCAAGCGATCAAAGTAGTCGACTTGGCGATGAGAATTGTGGGGGCAAGAAGCTTAAGTGCCCAAAATCCGTTACATCGCTACTATCAACATGTGCGTGCGGGCCTTCATAATCCGCCAATGGACGATATTGCCTTTAAATCCTTAGCGGAAAGGGCGTTAAAAGAAATAGAATAA
- the spoIIIAF gene encoding stage III sporulation protein AF, protein MAFIMDWLSKVLAFILLAAVVDMLLPTSQFQKYARVVMGLLLLLVMLNPMWSLFSVDIEQELYDWVAKQAKDEKLEQELTVKQDHLESTKQLYILKNTEQQLRTQVENELKNQFQKQIIDLNIEVHKWGEYTPADIAQVDVYMASIHAKESSTTIDEVVIDPPSKRNMDRKEDQLLVDFLSKKWNIPTEQLNIHMVEEGDSLE, encoded by the coding sequence ATGGCATTTATAATGGACTGGCTAAGTAAAGTGCTCGCTTTTATTCTGCTTGCAGCTGTGGTGGACATGCTATTGCCGACTTCGCAGTTTCAGAAATACGCTAGGGTCGTAATGGGATTGCTTTTATTATTAGTTATGCTCAATCCGATGTGGAGCTTGTTTTCTGTTGATATAGAGCAAGAGCTATATGACTGGGTGGCTAAACAAGCAAAAGATGAAAAGTTAGAGCAGGAGCTGACGGTCAAACAAGATCACTTAGAGTCTACTAAACAACTCTATATATTGAAAAATACAGAACAGCAATTACGCACTCAAGTGGAAAACGAATTAAAGAATCAATTTCAAAAACAAATAATAGATTTAAATATTGAGGTTCACAAATGGGGAGAATACACGCCTGCAGATATCGCACAAGTAGATGTGTATATGGCCTCTATACATGCGAAGGAATCTTCCACAACGATAGATGAAGTCGTGATCGATCCCCCTTCTAAAAGAAATATGGATCGGAAGGAAGATCAGCTGCTCGTCGATTTTCTCTCGAAAAAGTGGAATATTCCAACCGAGCAACTGAATATTCATATGGTAGAGGAGGGGGACAGCCTTGAGTAA
- the spoIIIAA gene encoding stage III sporulation protein AA → MDTILSYLPPTLKEVIQSLPSQVKDEMEEIRIRMNQPLEIIAQQVFFLPHIITPEEGQALMNKLSQHSFYAIDEELRCGYLTIEGGHRVGLAGKVILEQGKVKAIRHLSSFNLRIAREKIGVAKPFISALYNDRWKSTLIIGAPQSGKTTLLRDVARVAASGDQAINLLPVKVGIVDERSEIAGCVKGVPQLDVGTRTDVLDACPKAEGMMMMIRSMSPDVLIADEIGREEDGQAVAEAVNAGITLMATVHGTSLKEAARRPMIEKIIQSGAFERFIELSFQNGERAFHVLDQNGKKLAMRVGKAQ, encoded by the coding sequence ATCGATACGATTCTATCTTATTTGCCGCCGACATTAAAGGAAGTGATTCAAAGCCTGCCGTCCCAAGTCAAAGATGAGATGGAAGAGATTAGAATTCGAATGAATCAGCCGTTAGAGATCATTGCTCAGCAAGTGTTCTTTTTGCCACATATCATTACACCTGAGGAAGGACAAGCACTTATGAATAAGCTTAGTCAGCATTCTTTTTATGCTATAGATGAAGAATTGCGATGCGGCTATTTAACGATTGAAGGTGGTCACCGGGTCGGGTTAGCAGGAAAAGTCATCTTAGAACAAGGCAAAGTGAAAGCGATCCGTCATCTCTCGTCTTTTAACTTGCGGATTGCTCGTGAAAAAATCGGAGTGGCTAAGCCGTTTATTTCGGCTCTTTATAATGATCGTTGGAAAAGCACTTTGATCATTGGTGCACCGCAATCGGGGAAAACAACGCTACTGCGAGATGTAGCGCGAGTCGCCGCTAGCGGTGATCAAGCAATCAACTTATTGCCAGTAAAAGTAGGGATTGTGGATGAACGTTCAGAAATAGCTGGCTGTGTAAAAGGAGTTCCCCAGCTTGATGTTGGGACTCGTACGGATGTTCTTGATGCTTGTCCGAAAGCAGAAGGAATGATGATGATGATTCGCTCGATGAGTCCTGATGTACTGATTGCCGATGAAATCGGGAGGGAAGAAGATGGACAGGCAGTTGCGGAAGCGGTGAATGCGGGCATTACCTTAATGGCAACTGTCCACGGAACTAGTTTAAAGGAGGCTGCTCGAAGACCCATGATCGAAAAAATCATTCAAAGTGGCGCTTTTGAACGGTTTATTGAACTTTCGTTTCAAAATGGGGAACGGGCGTTTCATGTTCTCGATCAAAACGGGAAGAAGTTAGCGATGAGAGTAGGGAAGGCGCAGTGA
- a CDS encoding Xaa-Pro peptidase family protein, with translation MIQLDKLRTSMKKEGIDGLLVMSPYNRRYLTNFTGSSGGALVTEDKAMFITDFRYVEQAQKQAEGFDIVKHEGIIYEEIANQVKALGINRLGFEKAYMTFQSYEILKGLVKAEIVPVSQLVENLRLIKSESEIKILKEAAAIADAAFKHILEFIQPGQTELEVSNELEFFMRKCGATSSSFDTIVASGERSALPHGVASDKVIEKGDMITLDYGAYYHGYVSDITRTIAVGEPSDQMKEIYHIVLEAQLKGMNEIKAGMTGKAADAITRDHITKAGYGQYFGHSTGHGIGLEVHEGPNLSSRSEMVLTPGMAVTVEPGIYLPGVGGVRIEDDTIITENGNEPLTHSTKDLIIL, from the coding sequence ATGATCCAATTAGATAAACTTCGTACAAGCATGAAAAAAGAGGGGATTGATGGATTGCTCGTGATGAGTCCATATAACCGTCGTTATTTAACTAACTTTACAGGTTCCTCTGGAGGAGCGCTAGTCACAGAGGATAAAGCTATGTTTATTACAGATTTCCGTTATGTAGAACAAGCACAAAAACAGGCTGAGGGTTTTGACATTGTGAAGCATGAAGGAATCATATATGAAGAAATCGCCAATCAAGTGAAAGCATTAGGGATAAATCGCCTTGGTTTTGAAAAAGCATATATGACTTTTCAATCTTACGAGATCCTTAAAGGGCTAGTGAAAGCAGAGATCGTTCCTGTTAGTCAATTAGTTGAAAACTTGCGCTTGATTAAGAGCGAATCAGAGATTAAGATATTAAAGGAAGCTGCCGCTATTGCTGATGCGGCATTCAAGCATATTCTTGAATTTATTCAACCGGGGCAGACAGAGCTTGAGGTTTCCAATGAACTCGAGTTCTTTATGAGAAAGTGTGGCGCAACATCTTCATCTTTTGATACAATAGTAGCTTCAGGTGAACGTTCCGCTCTACCTCACGGGGTAGCGAGTGACAAAGTGATCGAAAAAGGCGATATGATTACGCTTGATTATGGCGCTTATTATCACGGCTATGTTTCGGATATTACTCGTACCATTGCAGTGGGGGAACCATCTGATCAGATGAAAGAAATTTATCATATTGTGTTAGAAGCACAGTTGAAAGGAATGAATGAAATCAAGGCAGGGATGACGGGGAAAGCAGCGGATGCCATTACGCGTGACCATATAACTAAAGCTGGATATGGCCAATATTTCGGTCATTCAACCGGTCATGGAATCGGCCTTGAAGTTCATGAAGGACCTAATCTTTCTTCCCGTTCAGAAATGGTATTAACACCGGGAATGGCTGTTACAGTCGAACCAGGAATTTACTTGCCAGGAGTAGGCGGTGTGCGCATTGAAGATGATACGATTATCACGGAAAATGGAAATGAACCGCTCACACATTCTACTAAAGACTTAATCATTCTTTAA
- the accB gene encoding acetyl-CoA carboxylase biotin carboxyl carrier protein, whose product MKVQEIRELIKLVDQSNIEEFVFESEGSKVKMKKNTGVTYSVVKDVQEEAPKVEAAPVQIEKTEVKPAVQEVPAPEAPKVVENAENLHKITSPMVGTFYQSPSPDADVYVKPGSKVSDETVVCIVEAMKLFNEIEAEVEGEIVEILVKDGQLVEYGQPLFLVKPL is encoded by the coding sequence ATGAAAGTACAGGAAATAAGAGAACTTATTAAGCTTGTGGATCAGTCCAATATTGAAGAATTTGTGTTTGAATCTGAAGGTAGTAAAGTAAAAATGAAAAAAAACACAGGAGTGACATACTCTGTGGTTAAAGATGTACAAGAAGAAGCGCCAAAAGTAGAAGCTGCTCCTGTCCAAATTGAAAAAACGGAAGTAAAGCCTGCTGTTCAAGAAGTACCAGCGCCAGAAGCACCAAAAGTAGTGGAAAATGCTGAGAACTTACATAAAATTACTTCTCCAATGGTAGGGACATTCTATCAGTCACCATCTCCTGATGCAGATGTATATGTAAAACCAGGATCAAAAGTATCTGATGAAACCGTTGTTTGTATCGTGGAAGCAATGAAGCTTTTTAACGAAATTGAAGCGGAAGTGGAAGGCGAAATTGTAGAAATTCTTGTAAAAGATGGACAATTAGTTGAATACGGTCAACCGTTATTTTTAGTAAAGCCTTTATAA